One Elusimicrobiota bacterium genomic window, GGACTACCGGCGGTTTATTTCGCGGCCGCCTCCGCGGACTTCTTCTCTTCCAGCGCCTTCAGAACGAGGACCAGGTCGCGGATCGGGGCGGCGAGCACCGAGGCGCTCTGGCTGACGGACATGTAGAGCACGCCGACGAGCTTGCCGAGCAGCTCCGGCCTGCTGCCGATCTTCGAGAGCCGCTCGCACTCGGCCTTTCCCATCCACTGGGAGCCGACGTAGCCGGCCTTGATCTTCAGCTTCGGGAACTCCTTGGCGAATTGGACGAGCACCTTGGCGGGGCCGACGGGATCCTCGCTCTGCGTCACGAGGATGGCGTTGGGTCCCTCGACGAGGGACATATCGACGCCGTCGATGCCCGCCTGCTTGAGCGCGTGCTCGAGCAGGGAGTTCTTGCAGATCTTGAAGCGGCACTTCATGGGCTTGAGCTTCGCGCGGAGCTCGGCGAGCTCCGTGAACTTCAAGCCCTGATAGTCCGTGAAATACAGGAACGGAGACGCTTTAAGCGTCTCCGCCAGCTTCTTGGATTCTTCTTTTTTCTGCTTCTTATCAAGTTTCATCGTTTTATTTGAACCGCACGCTCAAGCCCGCTGCGTAGTGGAACCCGCCCACGAACGACGCCTCCGCGAAGAGGCCTTCGTTCTCGTAAGCCGGGATATGCAGACCGAGGAACGGCGTCACCGT contains:
- the rplJ gene encoding 50S ribosomal protein L10, with translation MKLDKKQKKEESKKLAETLKASPFLYFTDYQGLKFTELAELRAKLKPMKCRFKICKNSLLEHALKQAGIDGVDMSLVEGPNAILVTQSEDPVGPAKVLVQFAKEFPKLKIKAGYVGSQWMGKAECERLSKIGSRPELLGKLVGVLYMSVSQSASVLAAPIRDLVLVLKALEEKKSAEAAAK